The proteins below come from a single Acidobacteriota bacterium genomic window:
- the argB gene encoding acetylglutamate kinase yields the protein MDQEKLDLLREALPYIQRFQGKTFVVKFSGKVTEDRENLASLAEELALMHEVGIRVCVIHGGGKQLTELAKKLGVVQTVIEGRRVTDDDTLDLAKMIFRGKINTEILAQFRRRGIRAVGLSGVDGGVVKAIKRPPREMLNKETGETETIDFGHVGDVVEVDASLINTLLDSGYLPLISSLGADDDGKIFNINADTIASEIAASLGAEKLILLSDVNGIYLNAGDEDTKLSRITVDDARHMIASGRATGGMIPKLESLIDLLSRGVKSAHIISGTARNATLAEVFTDQGTGTMIVEK from the coding sequence ATGGACCAGGAAAAATTAGATCTACTACGCGAAGCACTTCCCTATATCCAACGATTTCAGGGGAAGACTTTTGTTGTGAAGTTTTCGGGAAAGGTCACAGAGGATAGGGAAAATCTCGCATCGCTTGCCGAGGAGCTGGCGTTGATGCACGAGGTCGGCATTCGCGTCTGCGTTATCCACGGCGGCGGCAAACAGCTCACGGAACTCGCAAAAAAGCTCGGCGTCGTTCAGACGGTCATCGAAGGACGGCGTGTGACCGACGACGATACGCTCGACCTCGCGAAGATGATCTTTCGCGGGAAGATCAATACTGAGATCCTCGCTCAGTTTCGACGACGCGGGATCAGAGCAGTCGGTCTCTCAGGCGTTGATGGGGGTGTTGTAAAGGCGATAAAGCGTCCGCCGAGAGAGATGCTAAACAAAGAGACCGGCGAAACGGAGACGATAGATTTCGGGCATGTGGGTGATGTGGTCGAGGTTGATGCCTCGCTCATAAATACGTTGCTCGATAGCGGTTATCTGCCACTCATCTCGTCGCTCGGTGCGGATGATGATGGCAAGATATTTAATATCAACGCCGACACCATCGCCTCAGAGATTGCCGCGAGCCTCGGAGCAGAGAAACTTATCCTGCTATCCGACGTCAACGGGATCTATCTCAACGCCGGGGACGAAGACACGAAGCTTTCCCGGATAACCGTCGATGATGCCCGCCACATGATCGCGTCGGGCCGAGCGACGGGCGGCATGATCCCTAAGCTGGAAAGCCTTATCGACCTCCTCAGCCGCGGCGTTAAGTCCGCGCATATCATCAGCGGTACCGCGAGAAATGCGACTCTTGCAGAGGTCTTTACTGATCAAGGAACGGGAACAATGATCGTAGAGAAATAG